In Nicotiana tabacum cultivar K326 chromosome 21, ASM71507v2, whole genome shotgun sequence, one DNA window encodes the following:
- the LOC107825058 gene encoding protein S40-1-like, producing the protein MTGFYVATEQYKTKEKSMEDFQEEDIWDINVKERKGFSSSVVKRKLATAPKVIPRTKSTPMHQQSSAPVNIPDWSKIYNKKKSSRFLKNGSWDSDESVENIVAEDEDCDYDFGDGMVPPHEYIARRVARSQIAPFSMCEGVGRTLKGRDLSKLRNAILTKTGFLE; encoded by the coding sequence ATGACAGGGTTTTATGTGGCTACAGAGCAAtacaaaacaaaggaaaaatcaATGGAAGATTTTCAAGAAGAAGATATATGGGATATTAATGTGAAGGAAAGAAAAGGTTTCTCAAGTTCAGTAGTGAAGAGGAAATTAGCCACTGCTCCAAAAGTGATTCCAAGAACTAAAAGTACACCAATGCACCAGCAATCATCAGCTCCAGTTAATATTCCTGATTGGTCCAAGATTTATAACAAGAAAAAATCAAGTAGATTCTTGAAAAATGGTTCTTGGGATAGTGATGAAAGTGTTGAAAATATTGTTGCAGAAGATGAAGATTGTGATTATGATTTTGGTGATGGAATGGTACCACCACATGAATATATAGCTAGAAGAGTTGCAAGAAGTCAAATTGCTCCTTTTTCTATGTGTGAAGGTGTTGGGAGGACACTTAAGGGAAGAGATCTTAGCAAATTGAGGAATGCCATCTTAACCAAAACTGGTTTCTTGGAATAA